In a genomic window of Penaeus chinensis breed Huanghai No. 1 chromosome 30, ASM1920278v2, whole genome shotgun sequence:
- the LOC125041467 gene encoding uncharacterized protein LOC125041467 isoform X2 — translation MPLSIQQAHTLMLQDAHQMDMYIVYTHLTRNGCKVIRHQPHLLFTRYEKDIRLDQHQATRKTAKLQLKAKVNKAETKDVNCDSSNKEGMDDALAEFYASLDGATPCSSESKDNDQGIEKVSHNEKGTSQKKRERTDSSELSEYEHKRRAFLGLFPNVAGKRIMNVSVESSELLPANSIPHKDCYEISLEALNYYSKYDDSSYEPDRFYQSNRYKDRGKDLHYENSRGDDWRHGRDNSRWSRDRSTSQGRRDWSGNQRHNGNGNDWRRDSRGTPEPWRDSSEYHQGKRNRDWHQHDDRWSYDTSQYSMYQEEECTNRSPYRSSQKADIDMRTRPAWKIGKRRKQKHQRDYYPSCLVKLHVKVDSWIEYKRILKETSAEKLLLEGPGRVLWRGHTVPLIKPGMAASTQSVLAACSLVHEATDVNDREWKIPKELQLSFHFDVYLPNVPYRKSQPSQPSKRITILRDGQNPTPGQILDITTRFHDDVPVVSAVVVCGEVRLYTLSPVNIPHPSVSA, via the exons ATGCCACTCAGCATACAACAGGCACATACTTTAATGCTCCAAGATGCTCACCAAATGGACATGTATATAGTTTATACTCACCTCACACGCAATGGTTGTAAGGTGATTCGGCATCAGCCACACCTTTTGTTTACAA GATATGAGAAGGATATAAGGTTAGACCAGCACCAAGCAACAAGAAAAACAGCAAAGTTACAGCTTAAAGCCAAAGTGAACAAAGCAGAGACCAAAGATGTTAATTGTGATAGCTCAAATAAGGAAGGCATGGATGATGCATTAGCTGAATTTTATGCCAGCCTAGATGGTGCCACTCCTTGTTCTTCAGAATCTAAAGATAATGATCAGGGAATAGAAAAAGTATCACATAATGAGAAAGGAACCTCtcagaaaaagcgagaaagaactGATTCTTCAGAACTCAGTGAATATGAACACAAACGAAGGGCCTTTTTAGGTCTTTTCCCTAATGTAGCGGGTAAAAGAATTATGAATGTATCGGTAGAGTCATCAGAATTACTTCCTGCTAATAGCATACCTCATAAAGATTGCTATGAAATATCATTGGAGGCCTTAAATTATTATAGCAAATATGATGATTCTTCATATGAACCTGATAGATTCTACCAAAGCAACCGTTataaagacagaggaaaagattTACATTATGAAAACAGTAGAGGAGACGATTGGAGACATGGCAGAGATAATAGCAGGTGGAGCAGGGACAGAAGTACATCGCAAGGGAGAAGAGATTGGTCTGGTAACCAAAGGCACAACGGGAATGGGAATGATTGGCGCAGGGATTCCAGGGGCACCCCTGAGCCTTGGAGAGACTCCTCAGAGTACCACCAAGGCAAGAGGAATAGAGATTGGCACCAGCATGATGATAGATGGTCTTATGACACATCCCAGTATAGTATGTACCAGGAGGAGGAATGCACGAACAGAAGCCCTTATAGGAGTAGTCAAAAAGCTGATATTGATATGAGAACTAGACCAGCATGGAAAATAGGAAAGCGAAGGAAACAAAAGCACCAACGTGACTACTACCCAAGCTGTCTAGTAAAG TTGCATGTGAAAGTGGATTCATGGATAGAGTACAAAAGGATTTTGAAGGAAACTTCTGCAGAAAAACTATTGCTTGAAGGACCCGGGCGAGTGCTCTGGAGAGGCCACACAGTCCCTCTCATAAAACCAGGAATGGCTGCTAGTACAC AATCAGTCCTTGCAGCTTGCAGTTTGGTGCATGAAGCCACCGATGTCAATGACAGAGAGTGGAAGATTCCCAAAGAACTTCAACTGAGTTTTCATTTTGATGTCTACCTCCCAAATGTGCCATACAGAAAGTCCCAGCCATCGCAGCCTAGCAAAAGGATCACCATCTTAAG AGATGGCCAAAACCCAACACCAGGACAGATACTAGACATAACGACAAGATTTCATGATGACGTTCCAGTTGTCAGTGCTGTTGTTGTCTGCGGGGAAGTTCGACTGTACACTTTATCTCCTGTAAATATCCCACACCCAAGTGTGTCAGCTTAG
- the LOC125041467 gene encoding uncharacterized protein LOC125041467 isoform X1, with amino-acid sequence MNSWPFTRGGDLLRARGRDQLLPSWGQKEVDPSGSWLEEKQIDARLRDRQMLLEEPKFARRDAMACGEWLAESRMVRIVHEAGDFWQHMGAETDIGKCLYPEESIYLIETGELEVAYGDMPLSIQQAHTLMLQDAHQMDMYIVYTHLTRNGCKVIRHQPHLLFTRYEKDIRLDQHQATRKTAKLQLKAKVNKAETKDVNCDSSNKEGMDDALAEFYASLDGATPCSSESKDNDQGIEKVSHNEKGTSQKKRERTDSSELSEYEHKRRAFLGLFPNVAGKRIMNVSVESSELLPANSIPHKDCYEISLEALNYYSKYDDSSYEPDRFYQSNRYKDRGKDLHYENSRGDDWRHGRDNSRWSRDRSTSQGRRDWSGNQRHNGNGNDWRRDSRGTPEPWRDSSEYHQGKRNRDWHQHDDRWSYDTSQYSMYQEEECTNRSPYRSSQKADIDMRTRPAWKIGKRRKQKHQRDYYPSCLVKLHVKVDSWIEYKRILKETSAEKLLLEGPGRVLWRGHTVPLIKPGMAASTQSVLAACSLVHEATDVNDREWKIPKELQLSFHFDVYLPNVPYRKSQPSQPSKRITILRDGQNPTPGQILDITTRFHDDVPVVSAVVVCGEVRLYTLSPVNIPHPSVSA; translated from the exons ATGAACTCATGGCCGTTTACCAG AGGGGGGGACCTTCTGCGAGCAAGAGGACGTGATCAGCTCCTTCCATCTTGGGGGCAGAAAGAAGTTGATCCATCCGGTTCATGGCTTgaggagaaacagatagatgcaCGACTCCGTGATCGGCAGATGCTTCTAGAAGAACCCAAATTTGCAAGACG AGATGCAATGGCCTGTGGAGAATGGTTAGCAGAGTCAAGGATGGTACGAATTGTGCATGAAGCAGGGGACTTTTGGCAACATATGGGAGCCGAGACAGATATTGGGAAGTGCCTGTATCCCGAAGAATCAATTTATTTGATAGAAACG ggtGAACTAGAAGTGGCATATGGTGATATGCCACTCAGCATACAACAGGCACATACTTTAATGCTCCAAGATGCTCACCAAATGGACATGTATATAGTTTATACTCACCTCACACGCAATGGTTGTAAGGTGATTCGGCATCAGCCACACCTTTTGTTTACAA GATATGAGAAGGATATAAGGTTAGACCAGCACCAAGCAACAAGAAAAACAGCAAAGTTACAGCTTAAAGCCAAAGTGAACAAAGCAGAGACCAAAGATGTTAATTGTGATAGCTCAAATAAGGAAGGCATGGATGATGCATTAGCTGAATTTTATGCCAGCCTAGATGGTGCCACTCCTTGTTCTTCAGAATCTAAAGATAATGATCAGGGAATAGAAAAAGTATCACATAATGAGAAAGGAACCTCtcagaaaaagcgagaaagaactGATTCTTCAGAACTCAGTGAATATGAACACAAACGAAGGGCCTTTTTAGGTCTTTTCCCTAATGTAGCGGGTAAAAGAATTATGAATGTATCGGTAGAGTCATCAGAATTACTTCCTGCTAATAGCATACCTCATAAAGATTGCTATGAAATATCATTGGAGGCCTTAAATTATTATAGCAAATATGATGATTCTTCATATGAACCTGATAGATTCTACCAAAGCAACCGTTataaagacagaggaaaagattTACATTATGAAAACAGTAGAGGAGACGATTGGAGACATGGCAGAGATAATAGCAGGTGGAGCAGGGACAGAAGTACATCGCAAGGGAGAAGAGATTGGTCTGGTAACCAAAGGCACAACGGGAATGGGAATGATTGGCGCAGGGATTCCAGGGGCACCCCTGAGCCTTGGAGAGACTCCTCAGAGTACCACCAAGGCAAGAGGAATAGAGATTGGCACCAGCATGATGATAGATGGTCTTATGACACATCCCAGTATAGTATGTACCAGGAGGAGGAATGCACGAACAGAAGCCCTTATAGGAGTAGTCAAAAAGCTGATATTGATATGAGAACTAGACCAGCATGGAAAATAGGAAAGCGAAGGAAACAAAAGCACCAACGTGACTACTACCCAAGCTGTCTAGTAAAG TTGCATGTGAAAGTGGATTCATGGATAGAGTACAAAAGGATTTTGAAGGAAACTTCTGCAGAAAAACTATTGCTTGAAGGACCCGGGCGAGTGCTCTGGAGAGGCCACACAGTCCCTCTCATAAAACCAGGAATGGCTGCTAGTACAC AATCAGTCCTTGCAGCTTGCAGTTTGGTGCATGAAGCCACCGATGTCAATGACAGAGAGTGGAAGATTCCCAAAGAACTTCAACTGAGTTTTCATTTTGATGTCTACCTCCCAAATGTGCCATACAGAAAGTCCCAGCCATCGCAGCCTAGCAAAAGGATCACCATCTTAAG AGATGGCCAAAACCCAACACCAGGACAGATACTAGACATAACGACAAGATTTCATGATGACGTTCCAGTTGTCAGTGCTGTTGTTGTCTGCGGGGAAGTTCGACTGTACACTTTATCTCCTGTAAATATCCCACACCCAAGTGTGTCAGCTTAG